The Pyrus communis chromosome 9, drPyrComm1.1, whole genome shotgun sequence genome has a segment encoding these proteins:
- the LOC137745520 gene encoding uncharacterized protein yields the protein MVESSGGDLRAPIFNGDNYEFWKIRMGTIFKLHGVRDLVEKGLEIPESKGKKVEDEGSSDSEKASLIDKLMKDAKGLHQDFEYTRMKDDETLYVYLTCLLELVNQMKGYGEDLPRECLVQKLLISLTKEFDPDIESIEVQEVIAALRGFAQCLDRHAESTTEKAFSSMSVNPRGTQSNSSFGNSKPKKNWKSKGKKWDPIP from the exons ATGGTTGAATCAAGCGGTGGTGATCTCCGGGCTCCAATATTCAATGGTGACAACTATGAATTTTGGAAGATCCGGATGGGAACCATTTTCAAATTGCATGGAGTCAGGGATTTGGTCGAAAAAGGTCTTGAAATTCCAGAATCGAAGGGTAAAAaggttgaagatgaaggctCATCAGATTCAGAGAAAGCTTCTCTGATTGATAAGCTAATGAAGGATGCTAAG GGTCTACACCAAGATTTCGAGTACACAAGGATGAAAGATGATGAAACCTTGTATGTGTATCTCACTTGTCTTCTCGAGCTGGTGAATCAAATGAAAGGGTATGGGGAAGATTTACCCAGAGAGTGTTTGGTTCAGAAATTGCTGATAAGCTTGACCAAAGAATTTGATCCT GACATTGAAAGTATTGAGGTGCAAGAGGTTATTGCTGCATTGAGAGGATTTGCACAGTGCCTTGATAGGCATGCTGAGAGTACCACTGAGAAAGCTTTCAGTAGTATGAGTGTGAATCCAAGGGGAACTCAGTCAAATTCCTCTTTTGGTAACTCTAAACCAAAGAAGAACTGGAAATCGAAGGGAAAGAAATGGGACCCTATACCTTAG